Proteins from a genomic interval of Rubinisphaera italica:
- a CDS encoding uracil-DNA glycosylase, which produces MQLDRLLIQTLESWHRAGVSELAQASEVQGLLEAAPVTTDRHAAPSTPAPTRRDAPSTSAPTHLQSPPSKPSPSEQITKTSAPQETIVTKPSLPQTMNREERVSCLTEIAGRVSKCTKCKELAETRTQTVFGVGDPEATVMFIGEAPGADEDKQGEPFVGRAGKLLDKIIEACGWTREELYICNILRCRPPGNRNPSPIEADNCSEFLQAQIETVDPDYIVCWGTIAAQNVLNTKTPIGRMRGELFERGRARVLCTYHPSYLLRNPPAKKLVWEDLKILLAELGIDPDKK; this is translated from the coding sequence ATGCAACTCGATCGACTTCTCATTCAGACTCTGGAATCCTGGCACCGCGCCGGCGTGAGTGAACTTGCGCAGGCCTCAGAGGTACAAGGATTACTGGAAGCGGCTCCGGTTACAACAGATCGGCATGCAGCTCCATCGACTCCTGCACCGACAAGACGGGATGCTCCTTCAACATCCGCACCGACACACTTACAAAGCCCACCCTCAAAACCAAGTCCCTCAGAACAAATCACGAAAACGTCAGCACCACAGGAAACCATTGTGACAAAACCGAGTTTACCACAAACGATGAATCGCGAAGAACGAGTCAGCTGTCTGACCGAGATTGCTGGCCGGGTCTCCAAGTGTACCAAATGCAAAGAACTGGCAGAGACGCGCACGCAAACCGTGTTTGGAGTGGGTGATCCTGAAGCGACGGTCATGTTCATCGGAGAAGCTCCGGGAGCCGATGAGGATAAACAGGGCGAACCGTTTGTCGGTCGGGCCGGAAAACTCCTCGATAAAATCATTGAAGCCTGCGGCTGGACACGTGAAGAACTTTACATCTGCAATATTCTTCGTTGCCGTCCACCCGGAAATCGGAATCCTTCTCCCATTGAAGCCGACAACTGCAGTGAATTTCTGCAGGCTCAAATTGAGACGGTCGATCCCGATTACATCGTCTGCTGGGGAACAATCGCCGCTCAGAATGTCCTGAATACAAAAACGCCGATCGGTCGTATGCGAGGGGAGTTGTTTGAACGAGGACGTGCCCGCGTGCTCTGCACGTATCATCCGTCCTATCTACTGCGAAATCCTCCTGCGAAGAAACTCGTCTGGGAAGACTTAAAAATTCTGCTGGCGGAACTGGGAATCGATCCGGATAAGAAATAA
- a CDS encoding class I SAM-dependent rRNA methyltransferase, translating into MSSDLPRIILKPRRSQPFFTGHPWVFAGAISQIPEGLNVGDEVVLYSHEKKAIARGLYNPESQIRVRLYSWNLDQPLDDDFWRQRLIGAIELRRQMFPVENDIRACRLIFSEADGISGLTVDRFGDWLTVQITSQALATRSEFLINQLDELLSPLGIWLRTEKGMKEAEGMTMQDGLLRGDPPPSPLYIVENELDYIINVQEGQKTGFYYDQRDNRLAAAKYLQGDVLDVCCYSGGFTLNALKHGRAKHVTGVDSSGGAIQLAQDNAKLNQLEDRCEFVDADALKFLTTTDRMFDGIILDPPKFARGRKGIQRAMKAYFKWNVAAISRLKPQGILVTCSCSGMVSFEEFGEVIRDAAAETGRFVRILETRGQAADHPVSAFCPESSYLKCLICAVE; encoded by the coding sequence ATGTCGTCGGATCTTCCACGTATCATACTCAAACCACGCCGTTCTCAGCCGTTTTTCACTGGTCATCCTTGGGTCTTTGCCGGAGCCATTTCTCAGATTCCTGAGGGACTGAATGTTGGGGATGAAGTCGTCCTTTATTCCCATGAAAAAAAGGCCATCGCTCGCGGTCTTTACAATCCCGAGAGTCAAATTCGGGTCCGGCTGTACTCCTGGAATCTCGACCAGCCCCTCGATGACGATTTCTGGAGACAACGACTGATCGGCGCCATCGAACTGCGACGGCAGATGTTTCCTGTTGAAAACGACATCCGTGCCTGCCGATTGATTTTCAGTGAAGCCGACGGCATTTCCGGTTTGACGGTCGATCGTTTCGGCGACTGGCTCACCGTGCAGATTACAAGTCAGGCTTTGGCAACACGTTCCGAATTTCTCATCAATCAACTCGATGAGTTGCTCAGTCCGCTCGGCATCTGGCTGCGAACGGAAAAGGGGATGAAAGAAGCCGAGGGAATGACGATGCAGGATGGCCTGCTGCGGGGCGATCCGCCGCCCTCGCCGCTGTATATCGTCGAAAATGAACTCGATTACATCATCAATGTGCAGGAAGGTCAGAAGACAGGCTTCTATTACGATCAGCGCGATAACCGTCTGGCAGCCGCAAAATATTTGCAGGGCGATGTGCTCGATGTCTGCTGCTATTCGGGCGGGTTTACTCTCAATGCCCTTAAGCATGGACGAGCTAAGCATGTGACTGGAGTCGATTCCTCTGGTGGAGCGATTCAGTTAGCGCAAGACAATGCAAAGTTGAATCAGCTGGAAGATCGCTGCGAATTCGTTGATGCCGATGCTCTCAAATTCTTAACGACGACCGACCGTATGTTTGATGGCATCATTCTCGATCCCCCCAAATTTGCCCGCGGTCGCAAGGGAATTCAACGGGCGATGAAGGCTTACTTCAAATGGAATGTGGCCGCGATATCCCGCCTGAAACCGCAGGGAATCCTCGTCACCTGCAGCTGCTCCGGTATGGTTTCCTTTGAAGAATTCGGCGAAGTCATCCGCGATGCCGCCGCAGAAACCGGCCGCTTCGTCCGCATCCTCGAAACCCGCGGCCAGGCAGCCGATCATCCCGTGAGTGCCTTCTGCCCGGAGAGTTCGTATTTGAAATGTTTGATTTGCGCGGTTGAGTAA
- a CDS encoding type II toxin-antitoxin system HicA family toxin: MATKIPRISGKKAIKAFQKAGFEVVRTKGSHHIMNKEDHPSPLNIPVHGNEDMGIGLLKKQITLAGLSVEQFIEYLNS, encoded by the coding sequence ATGGCGACTAAGATCCCGAGGATATCTGGAAAAAAAGCGATTAAAGCATTCCAGAAAGCTGGATTTGAAGTTGTTAGAACTAAGGGCAGTCATCACATTATGAATAAAGAAGACCACCCAAGTCCTCTCAATATACCAGTACACGGCAATGAAGACATGGGTATTGGATTGCTCAAAAAGCAAATCACACTTGCCGGTTTGTCTGTTGAGCAATTTATTGAATACCTAAATTCATAA
- the murD gene encoding UDP-N-acetylmuramoyl-L-alanine--D-glutamate ligase, translating into MQPDRRSFAGKRICALGLGRFGGQVAAIEHLLQHGAQIRITDTAHPETLSDSIERLSQYSDIEFQFGPQTVDSLKNCDALLASPAIRPQHSCIIAARRVGLPVFTEIGLFLNACKGRVLAISGTVGKSTTAAMLAKILQVTGNKAHLGGNIGKSLLPIVEQIQPEDFVVLELSSFQLDYLRQVQPDFTAAVLTNLIPHHLEWHGSAEAYREAKAVMFQGQNSTQLSVFPESQRSESWPGKAERVYYRVEDLNGEFPDWPAHDQNNAAATMRVARWLGIEKSVIFEALHHYSGLPHRLEKIPNSLHRTIINDSKSTSPIATLAAIDTLCSPTWIIIGGADSLDDPSLLLDRLTKHQMIRGITWVGPAGNRLAGIFAQQNTETPQTVEDNLNSAWRWCWENSQRDHTILMSPGYPSFNEFLNYEARGEHLVKLVRETEDQTD; encoded by the coding sequence TTGCAACCAGATCGTAGATCATTCGCTGGAAAACGCATCTGTGCCTTGGGGCTGGGGCGTTTCGGAGGACAAGTGGCCGCCATTGAACATCTGCTACAGCACGGTGCTCAGATACGAATTACAGATACTGCTCATCCGGAAACGCTGTCTGACTCCATCGAACGACTCTCTCAATATTCAGATATTGAATTTCAGTTTGGTCCGCAGACGGTAGACTCTTTGAAAAACTGTGATGCCCTCCTCGCTTCACCGGCTATCCGTCCGCAACATTCTTGTATCATCGCTGCGAGACGAGTGGGACTGCCTGTTTTTACGGAAATCGGTTTGTTCCTGAATGCCTGTAAAGGACGAGTTCTTGCGATTTCAGGTACGGTTGGGAAATCGACCACAGCAGCCATGCTTGCGAAAATCCTGCAAGTAACTGGAAACAAAGCTCATCTGGGAGGCAATATCGGGAAGAGTCTGCTTCCGATTGTGGAACAAATACAGCCTGAGGATTTTGTCGTTCTGGAATTGAGCAGCTTTCAACTTGATTACCTCAGACAAGTTCAACCCGATTTCACTGCAGCCGTGCTCACAAATTTGATCCCGCATCATCTCGAATGGCATGGCTCAGCTGAGGCGTATCGGGAGGCGAAAGCGGTGATGTTTCAGGGGCAGAACTCCACACAACTGAGCGTGTTTCCCGAATCTCAACGGAGTGAATCATGGCCAGGAAAAGCAGAGCGGGTTTATTATCGGGTAGAAGACTTAAACGGAGAATTTCCCGATTGGCCTGCTCACGATCAAAATAACGCGGCTGCCACGATGAGAGTTGCTCGATGGTTGGGAATCGAAAAGTCAGTCATTTTCGAGGCTCTGCATCATTATTCGGGATTACCTCACCGGCTTGAAAAGATCCCGAACTCGCTGCATCGCACCATCATCAATGATTCAAAATCGACTTCTCCCATCGCAACTCTGGCAGCCATCGATACTCTCTGTTCACCAACCTGGATAATTATTGGCGGTGCAGACTCTTTGGATGATCCTTCATTGCTCCTTGATCGTTTGACAAAGCATCAAATGATACGTGGAATTACCTGGGTGGGACCTGCAGGAAATCGATTAGCCGGGATATTTGCACAACAAAACACGGAAACACCTCAAACAGTGGAGGACAATCTCAACTCTGCCTGGCGATGGTGCTGGGAGAATTCTCAGAGGGATCACACGATTCTCATGTCCCCCGGCTATCCCAGTTTTAATGAATTTCTGAACTATGAAGCCCGGGGAGAACATCTCGTCAAGCTGGTACGTGAAACTGAAGACCAAACCGATTAA
- a CDS encoding DUF1559 domain-containing protein — MRSKRRAFTLIELLVVIAIIAILVALLLPAVQQAREAARRSSCKNNLKQIGLAFHNYHDTHFVFPMGNRFVDPPGGHSHPYSKSAPSDDQYNSWGWPYFILPQIESSALYDSFDTSQPPYTPHDYDSGWGQNGPTPNTTNQVPCQQMPSTFACPSAIAAGAPRSYKDYAINAGTPLCCPERSSSATAYNGMGFMNSSLKFKDVVDGTSNTMLIMEQVRYTKDPNDPNAHNHFLLVTHQSEGYASTDRPPNQLNNNFGRVSRSEHPGGIQVCLVDGSVRFISDNIDLTTFRRISTRSLRETVGEF, encoded by the coding sequence ATGAGGTCGAAGAGAAGAGCATTCACACTAATTGAACTTCTGGTCGTGATCGCAATCATTGCCATACTGGTCGCACTGCTATTACCAGCTGTTCAACAGGCGAGGGAAGCTGCAAGGCGTTCGTCCTGCAAAAATAATTTGAAGCAGATTGGGTTGGCTTTTCATAATTATCACGATACACATTTCGTGTTTCCTATGGGGAATCGCTTTGTGGATCCACCGGGAGGGCATAGCCATCCTTATTCCAAGAGTGCTCCATCAGATGATCAATATAACTCCTGGGGATGGCCGTATTTTATTCTCCCGCAAATTGAATCCAGTGCACTGTACGATAGCTTTGACACCAGTCAGCCCCCTTACACACCGCACGATTACGATAGTGGATGGGGCCAGAATGGTCCTACTCCAAATACGACGAATCAAGTTCCCTGCCAGCAAATGCCATCAACTTTTGCCTGCCCGAGTGCAATCGCTGCAGGGGCTCCCAGAAGTTACAAAGATTACGCGATTAATGCGGGAACGCCTTTGTGTTGTCCAGAGCGGTCCAGTTCTGCGACCGCCTACAATGGGATGGGATTTATGAACAGCAGCCTCAAGTTTAAGGATGTTGTCGATGGAACTTCCAATACGATGCTCATTATGGAGCAGGTTCGATATACCAAAGATCCTAATGATCCCAATGCTCACAATCACTTTTTATTGGTAACCCATCAATCGGAAGGTTATGCCAGTACTGATCGACCGCCCAATCAGCTGAATAACAATTTCGGTCGAGTCTCTCGCAGCGAACATCCCGGAGGAATTCAGGTTTGTCTTGTTGATGGGAGTGTTCGCTTCATCAGTGATAATATCGATTTGACGACATTTCGTAGAATTTCAACAAGATCACTTCGGGAAACCGTTGGTGAATTTTGA